One part of the Streptomyces ferrugineus genome encodes these proteins:
- a CDS encoding aliphatic sulfonate ABC transporter substrate-binding protein, translated as MPATPAPRRLLAALAALPLLALAACGYGSQAVENKEQAIAGAAKVDGLDSVKIGYFGNITHATALVGRHEKLFQKELGGTLAKYATFNAGPSAIEALNSGSVDIAWIGPSPAVNGYTKAGGDNLRIISGSASGGVKLVVNPEKIKSLKDVKGKRIATPQLGNTQDVAFLNWVAGQGWKVDAESGKGDVSVVRTDNKITPDAYRSGSIDGAWVPEPTASKLVAEGAKVLLDEADLWPDKKFVITNVVVSQSFLKEHPQAVEAVLRASVKTNQWIEAHPEQAKAAANAQLKADTGKPLPADVIDPAWTSVQVTDDPLAATLRTEAEHAVQVGLLQQPDLKGIYDLTPLNKVLKAEGEPAVDDAHLGVE; from the coding sequence GTGCCTGCCACCCCCGCCCCGCGACGGCTGCTCGCCGCCCTGGCCGCGCTGCCGCTGCTGGCCCTCGCGGCCTGCGGCTACGGCTCCCAGGCGGTGGAGAACAAGGAGCAGGCCATCGCGGGGGCGGCCAAGGTCGACGGCCTGGACTCGGTGAAGATCGGCTACTTCGGGAACATCACCCACGCCACCGCGCTGGTCGGCCGGCACGAAAAGCTGTTCCAGAAGGAGCTGGGGGGCACGCTGGCGAAGTACGCCACGTTCAACGCCGGTCCGTCGGCGATCGAGGCGCTCAACTCCGGGTCCGTCGACATCGCCTGGATCGGGCCCTCGCCCGCGGTCAACGGCTACACCAAGGCCGGTGGCGACAATCTGCGGATCATCTCCGGTTCGGCGTCGGGCGGCGTGAAGCTGGTCGTGAACCCGGAGAAGATCAAGTCCCTGAAGGACGTCAAGGGCAAGAGGATCGCCACGCCGCAGCTCGGCAACACCCAGGACGTGGCGTTCCTCAACTGGGTCGCCGGGCAGGGCTGGAAGGTCGACGCGGAGAGCGGCAAGGGGGATGTCTCCGTCGTCCGCACCGACAACAAGATCACCCCGGACGCCTACAGGTCCGGTTCGATCGACGGCGCCTGGGTGCCCGAGCCGACCGCGTCGAAGCTGGTCGCCGAGGGCGCGAAGGTACTGCTCGACGAGGCCGACCTGTGGCCGGACAAGAAGTTCGTGATCACGAACGTCGTGGTGTCGCAGAGCTTCCTCAAGGAGCACCCGCAGGCCGTGGAGGCCGTGCTGCGCGCCTCGGTGAAGACCAACCAGTGGATCGAGGCCCACCCGGAGCAGGCGAAGGCCGCGGCGAACGCGCAGCTCAAGGCCGACACCGGCAAGCCGCTGCCCGCCGATGTCATCGACCCGGCCTGGACGTCGGTCCAGGTCACCGACGACCCGCTGGCGGCCACGCTGCGCACCGAGGCCGAGCACGCCGTGCAGGTCGGGCTGCTGCAGCAGCCCGACCTCAAGGGCATCTACGACCTGACCCCGCTGAACAAGGTCCTCAAGGCCGAGGGCGAACCCGCGGTCGACGACGCCCACCTCGGCGTCGAATAA
- a CDS encoding MMPL family transporter, whose translation MGNGDSRVRGLAARAGGWSARHRWAAVGIWVLFVVLAMGLGSAAGRVDVKDSDQLKGETHTAAKIIEDAGIEEPASETVLIQARDGSLKATDNAFRSAVTAVVDAVEGTGEVTDVTSPYDTQTISKDGRSALVQFDMRGDSDTAGERVEPVLKAVENVQKDHESLRIEEIGGASMMKTFDDAFGDDFQKAEYSAVPVALGILLIAFGALVAALLPVLLAITAIMATMGLMGVVSHVMPMSDTASSVMLLVGLAVGVDYCLFYLRREREERQAGRDPQTALRVAAATSGRAIIVSGVTVCVAMAGMLFTGLAEFEAMGLASLMVVAVAMVGSVTVLPALLSLLGERVEKGKIPFLHPESRLRRKRGAAANRESRFWTAVLKGVLARPVISVVVAAGALLAIAAPALGMKTEQLTLDKEFGDSLPIVQTYNRLNEAFPGGSEPAEVVVRANDINAPEVKSALADFRERAVSSGASRGPVEIKLHDEQNIAFVYVPLVGGSDLDKAGTSLDKLRDDVRPATLGKVDGVEAPITGQVAGSKDFNDQLAGAVVPIFAFVVVFAFGLMLLSFRSLTIAITSIVLNLLSVGAAYGILVAVFQHGWGASLVGAEGVGAIITWLPLFLFVILFGLSMDYHVFVVSRIREARLKGRTTNDAIQHGVVTTAGVVTSAAVIMVAVFAIFGTLSMQSMKQMGVGLAAAVLIDATIIRGVLLPAVMALLGERNWYLPKWLHRLPDLTHDEAPEAVTRGAARDNEGERVPV comes from the coding sequence ATGGGGAACGGAGATTCGCGGGTCCGGGGCCTCGCCGCCCGGGCCGGCGGCTGGAGCGCCCGGCATCGATGGGCCGCCGTCGGCATCTGGGTGCTGTTCGTCGTCCTGGCGATGGGACTCGGTTCGGCGGCGGGCCGGGTCGACGTCAAGGACAGTGATCAGCTCAAGGGCGAGACGCACACCGCGGCCAAGATCATCGAGGATGCCGGGATCGAGGAGCCCGCCAGTGAGACCGTCCTGATCCAGGCCAGGGACGGCTCGCTCAAGGCCACCGACAACGCGTTCCGGTCCGCCGTCACCGCGGTCGTCGACGCCGTCGAGGGCACCGGCGAGGTTACGGACGTGACATCGCCGTACGACACGCAGACGATCTCCAAGGACGGCCGCAGCGCGCTGGTGCAGTTCGACATGCGCGGTGACTCCGACACCGCGGGTGAGCGCGTGGAGCCGGTGCTGAAGGCCGTCGAGAACGTCCAGAAGGACCATGAGTCGCTGCGGATCGAGGAGATCGGCGGCGCGAGCATGATGAAGACGTTCGACGACGCGTTCGGGGACGACTTCCAGAAGGCCGAGTACTCCGCGGTGCCGGTGGCCCTCGGCATTCTGCTGATCGCCTTCGGCGCGCTGGTGGCGGCCCTGCTGCCGGTGCTGCTGGCGATCACCGCGATCATGGCGACGATGGGCCTGATGGGCGTCGTCAGCCATGTCATGCCGATGAGCGACACCGCGAGCTCGGTGATGCTGCTGGTCGGCCTCGCCGTCGGCGTCGACTACTGCCTGTTCTATCTGCGTCGGGAGCGCGAGGAGCGCCAGGCCGGGCGCGACCCGCAGACCGCGCTGCGGGTCGCCGCCGCCACCAGTGGCCGCGCGATCATCGTCTCCGGTGTCACGGTGTGCGTGGCGATGGCGGGCATGCTGTTCACCGGTCTCGCCGAGTTCGAGGCGATGGGCCTCGCGTCGCTGATGGTTGTGGCGGTCGCCATGGTCGGGTCGGTGACGGTGCTGCCGGCGCTGCTGTCGCTGCTGGGCGAGCGGGTCGAGAAGGGCAAGATCCCGTTCCTGCACCCGGAGAGCAGGCTGCGCCGCAAGCGGGGCGCCGCCGCAAACCGCGAGAGCCGGTTCTGGACGGCCGTGCTCAAGGGCGTGCTCGCGCGGCCGGTGATCTCGGTCGTGGTCGCGGCCGGTGCGCTGCTGGCCATCGCGGCTCCCGCGCTCGGCATGAAGACCGAGCAGCTCACGCTGGACAAGGAGTTCGGCGACTCGCTGCCCATCGTGCAGACGTACAACCGGCTCAACGAGGCCTTCCCGGGCGGTTCCGAACCGGCCGAGGTGGTCGTCAGGGCGAACGACATCAACGCTCCCGAGGTGAAGTCCGCGCTCGCCGACTTCCGTGAGCGGGCGGTCAGTTCGGGCGCCTCGCGCGGCCCGGTCGAGATCAAGCTGCACGACGAGCAGAACATCGCCTTCGTGTACGTCCCGCTGGTCGGCGGCTCCGACCTCGACAAGGCGGGCACGAGCCTGGACAAGCTGCGCGACGACGTGCGCCCGGCCACGCTGGGCAAGGTGGACGGCGTCGAGGCGCCGATCACCGGGCAGGTCGCCGGCTCCAAGGACTTCAACGACCAGCTCGCCGGCGCCGTCGTGCCGATCTTCGCCTTCGTGGTGGTCTTCGCCTTCGGGCTGATGCTGCTGTCGTTCCGCTCGCTGACGATCGCCATCACGTCGATCGTGCTGAACCTGCTGTCGGTGGGCGCGGCGTACGGCATCCTCGTCGCCGTCTTCCAGCACGGCTGGGGCGCGTCCCTGGTGGGCGCGGAGGGCGTCGGCGCCATCATCACCTGGCTGCCGCTGTTCCTCTTCGTGATCCTGTTCGGCCTGTCGATGGACTACCACGTGTTCGTGGTGTCCCGGATCCGCGAGGCGCGGCTGAAGGGCCGTACGACGAACGACGCGATCCAGCACGGTGTGGTCACCACGGCCGGTGTCGTCACCAGCGCCGCGGTCATCATGGTCGCCGTGTTCGCGATCTTCGGCACGCTGTCCATGCAGTCCATGAAGCAGATGGGTGTCGGCCTCGCGGCCGCGGTCCTCATCGACGCCACGATCATCCGGGGCGTGCTGCTCCCGGCGGTCATGGCCCTGCTGGGCGAGCGCAACTGGTACCTGCCGAAGTGGCTGCACCGCCTGCCCGACCTGACGCACGACGAGGCGCCGGAGGCGGTGACACGGGGGGCCGCCCGGGACAACGAGGGCGAGCGGGTGCCCGTCTGA
- the erm gene encoding ErmE/ErmH/ErmO/ErmR family 23S rRNA (adenine(2058)-N(6))-methyltransferase encodes MARPTRVSRALSQNFLADRAAAERFARLAVPNRRHHPLLLEVGAGKGALTQRLAPRCRELIAYEIDPRLVPGLRARFSGLPHVRVAAGDFLAARPPRTPFSVAGNVPFSRTAAIVDWCLRAPALTDATLLTQLEYARKRTGDYGSWTRLTVLTWPRHEWRLAGRVGRDSFRPVPRVDAGIVRIERRRTPLLDAGAYESWRQLVALGFSGVGGSLHASLCRAHGRRRVDAAFRAARLDARALVGEVPPGAWLRLHEALRS; translated from the coding sequence ATGGCCCGCCCCACCCGCGTATCCCGCGCGCTCTCCCAGAACTTCCTCGCCGACCGAGCCGCCGCGGAACGCTTCGCCCGGCTCGCCGTACCGAACCGGCGACACCACCCCCTGCTCCTCGAAGTCGGCGCGGGCAAAGGCGCGTTGACGCAGAGGCTCGCTCCGCGCTGCCGCGAGCTGATCGCGTACGAGATCGATCCCCGGCTCGTCCCCGGGCTGCGCGCCCGCTTCTCCGGCCTGCCCCACGTCCGGGTGGCCGCCGGTGACTTCCTCGCCGCACGACCCCCGCGCACGCCGTTCTCCGTCGCCGGCAACGTGCCCTTCTCCCGCACCGCCGCCATCGTCGACTGGTGTCTGCGGGCCCCGGCCCTCACCGACGCCACGCTCCTCACCCAGCTCGAGTACGCCCGCAAGCGCACGGGCGACTACGGCAGCTGGACCCGGCTGACGGTCCTGACCTGGCCCCGCCACGAATGGCGGCTGGCCGGCCGGGTCGGGCGCGACAGCTTCCGGCCGGTGCCGCGGGTGGACGCCGGGATCGTGCGGATCGAGCGGCGCCGCACCCCGCTGCTGGACGCCGGCGCGTACGAGAGCTGGCGGCAGCTCGTCGCGCTGGGCTTCTCCGGCGTGGGCGGCTCGCTGCACGCGTCGCTGTGCCGGGCCCACGGGAGGCGGCGGGTCGACGCGGCGTTCCGGGCGGCCCGGCTGGACGCGAGGGCCCTCGTCGGCGAGGTGCCGCCGGGGGCGTGGCTGAGGCTGCACGAGGCGCTGAGGTCGTGA
- a CDS encoding sulfate adenylyltransferase subunit 1 produces MSTTTTEELSATTLLRFATAGSVDDGKSTLVGRLLHDSKSVLADQLEAVERASASRGQDAPDLALLTDGLRAEREQGITIDVAYRYFATPRRRFILADTPGHVQYTRNMVTGASTAELTVILVDARNGVVEQTRRHAAIAALLRVPHVVLAVNKMDLVDYQESVFAAIAEEFTAYALELGVPEITAIPISALAGDNVVDPSANMDWYGGPTFLEHLETVPVSHDLSHCHARLPVQYVIRPQTAEHRDYRGYAGQIAAGSFRVGESVTVLPSGRTSTISGIDLLGEPVDIAWTTQSVTLLLEDDIDISRGDLIVPTKDAPATTQDIEATVCHVADAPLTVGHRVLLKHGTRTVKAIVKDIPSRLTLDDLSLHPHPGQLVANDIGRVKVRTAEPLPVDSYADSRRTGSFILIDPSDGTTLTAGMVGESFASPEPVKDEAEDDGWDF; encoded by the coding sequence ATGAGCACGACCACGACCGAGGAGCTCTCGGCCACCACCCTGCTGCGGTTCGCCACCGCCGGCTCCGTCGACGACGGCAAGTCCACCCTGGTGGGCCGGCTGCTGCACGACTCCAAGTCGGTCCTCGCCGACCAGCTGGAGGCCGTGGAGCGCGCGTCGGCCTCGCGCGGGCAGGACGCCCCGGACCTCGCGCTGCTGACCGACGGTCTGCGGGCCGAGCGGGAGCAGGGCATCACGATCGACGTGGCCTACCGCTACTTCGCCACGCCCCGGCGCCGGTTCATCCTCGCCGACACCCCGGGCCATGTGCAGTACACCCGCAACATGGTCACCGGCGCCTCGACGGCCGAACTGACGGTGATCCTGGTCGACGCCCGCAACGGCGTCGTCGAGCAGACCCGCCGGCACGCCGCGATCGCCGCGCTGCTGCGGGTGCCGCACGTCGTCCTGGCCGTGAACAAGATGGACCTGGTGGACTACCAGGAGTCCGTCTTCGCCGCGATCGCCGAGGAGTTCACGGCCTACGCGCTCGAACTGGGCGTCCCGGAGATCACCGCGATCCCGATCTCGGCGCTGGCCGGCGACAACGTGGTGGACCCGTCCGCCAACATGGACTGGTACGGCGGCCCGACCTTCCTGGAGCACCTGGAGACGGTCCCGGTCAGCCACGACCTGAGCCACTGCCACGCCCGGCTGCCCGTGCAGTACGTGATCCGGCCGCAGACCGCCGAGCACCGGGACTACCGCGGTTACGCCGGCCAGATCGCCGCCGGCTCGTTCCGCGTCGGCGAGTCGGTGACGGTGCTGCCCTCGGGCCGTACCTCGACGATCTCCGGCATCGACCTGCTGGGCGAGCCGGTCGACATCGCCTGGACCACCCAGTCGGTGACCCTCCTGCTCGAGGACGACATCGACATCTCGCGCGGTGACCTGATCGTGCCGACCAAGGACGCGCCCGCGACCACGCAGGACATCGAGGCCACGGTCTGCCATGTCGCCGACGCCCCGCTGACCGTCGGCCACCGCGTGCTGCTCAAGCACGGCACCCGCACGGTCAAGGCGATCGTCAAGGACATCCCGTCCCGGCTCACGCTCGACGACCTGTCCCTGCACCCGCACCCGGGGCAGCTCGTCGCCAACGACATCGGCCGGGTGAAGGTGCGCACCGCCGAGCCGCTGCCGGTCGACTCCTACGCCGACTCGCGCCGCACCGGATCGTTCATCCTGATCGACCCCAGCGACGGCACCACGCTCACCGCGGGCATGGTCGGCGAGTCGTTCGCCTCGCCGGAGCCGGTCAAGGACGAGGCCGAGGACGACGGGTGGGACTTCTGA
- a CDS encoding DUF1697 domain-containing protein, whose amino-acid sequence MTTTYAALLRGINVGGSRKLPMAELRTLMSGLGHDGVRTYLQSGQAVFTADHGDEESLAAELASAIEKQFGFAVDVIVRDHAYLEAIADDCPFPAAELEPKQLHVTYFSAPVDAERFAEIDQDTYLPEEFRLGDRALYLYAPNGLGRSKLAEILSRPRLNKGLIATSRNWNTVVKLVEMTGD is encoded by the coding sequence ATGACGACGACGTATGCGGCACTGCTGCGCGGAATCAACGTGGGCGGCAGCAGAAAGCTCCCGATGGCCGAGCTGCGCACCCTGATGAGCGGCCTCGGCCACGACGGCGTGCGCACCTACCTCCAGAGCGGCCAGGCCGTCTTCACCGCCGACCACGGCGACGAGGAGTCCCTCGCCGCGGAGCTGGCGTCGGCGATCGAGAAGCAGTTCGGCTTCGCCGTGGACGTCATCGTGCGCGACCACGCCTACCTTGAGGCGATCGCCGACGACTGCCCCTTCCCCGCAGCCGAGTTGGAGCCCAAGCAACTCCATGTCACCTACTTCTCCGCCCCGGTCGACGCCGAGCGCTTCGCGGAGATCGACCAGGACACGTACCTGCCGGAGGAGTTCCGGCTCGGCGACCGGGCGCTGTACCTGTACGCCCCGAACGGCCTGGGCCGCTCCAAGCTCGCCGAAATCCTCTCGCGCCCCCGGCTCAACAAGGGTTTGATCGCCACCAGCCGCAACTGGAACACCGTCGTGAAACTCGTGGAGATGACCGGTGACTGA
- a CDS encoding nuclear transport factor 2 family protein, whose translation MTEHEPAVKAAIEGELRLLDPEVRRSPELLGSLLHPEFHEFGASGRRWDKASTVNRLHLTFDTVYNGRHAHRSSLWRRTDDGWQMYFHQGTPFTPEGE comes from the coding sequence GTGACTGAGCACGAACCCGCCGTGAAGGCCGCCATCGAGGGCGAACTGAGGCTGCTCGACCCCGAGGTGCGCCGCTCGCCCGAACTGCTCGGGTCGCTGCTGCACCCCGAGTTCCACGAGTTCGGGGCGTCGGGACGGCGCTGGGACAAGGCGTCGACCGTGAACCGCCTGCACCTCACCTTCGACACGGTGTACAACGGCAGGCACGCACACCGCAGTTCACTGTGGCGACGTACCGACGACGGCTGGCAGATGTACTTCCATCAGGGGACCCCGTTCACCCCTGAGGGGGAGTGA
- a CDS encoding sirohydrochlorin chelatase, with the protein MITQPVLLVIAHGSRDPRHAATVHALVRRVRSLRPDVRVETGFLDFNVPSVQGVLESLAAQGVQDVVALPLLLTRAFHAKADIPAVLRDAPPQLRIRQAEVLGPSPLLLSALERRLYEAGLTPADKSSTGVVLASAGSTDPEAIAVIAEIAREWRHTGWCAVRPAFASAGSPAGFPRTEDAVRELRALGCQRVAVAPYVLAPGFLPDRIARGAAEADVLADVLGPAPEVARVLLERYDAARVPVLAAVGA; encoded by the coding sequence GTGATCACCCAGCCGGTTCTTCTCGTCATCGCCCACGGCAGCCGCGACCCTCGGCATGCCGCGACGGTGCACGCCCTCGTACGGCGGGTCCGGTCGCTGCGCCCGGACGTGCGGGTGGAGACCGGCTTCCTGGACTTCAACGTCCCGTCCGTGCAGGGAGTCCTGGAGTCGCTGGCCGCACAGGGCGTCCAGGACGTCGTGGCGCTCCCCCTGCTGCTGACCCGCGCCTTCCACGCGAAGGCCGACATCCCGGCGGTCCTGCGGGACGCCCCGCCGCAACTGCGGATCCGGCAGGCGGAGGTGCTGGGCCCGTCGCCGCTGCTGCTGTCGGCCCTGGAACGCCGGCTGTACGAGGCGGGCCTGACGCCCGCCGACAAGTCCTCGACCGGGGTCGTGCTGGCCTCGGCGGGGTCCACCGACCCGGAGGCGATCGCAGTGATCGCAGAAATCGCGCGGGAGTGGCGGCACACCGGTTGGTGCGCCGTGCGGCCTGCGTTCGCCTCCGCCGGCTCTCCCGCGGGGTTCCCCCGTACCGAGGACGCGGTGCGCGAGCTGCGGGCACTCGGCTGCCAACGGGTGGCCGTGGCGCCGTACGTCCTGGCTCCCGGCTTCCTCCCGGACCGCATCGCGCGGGGCGCGGCCGAGGCGGACGTGCTGGCGGACGTGCTGGGGCCGGCGCCCGAGGTGGCACGGGTGCTGCTGGAGCGCTACGACGCAGCGCGGGTGCCGGTGCTGGCGGCGGTCGGGGCCTGA
- a CDS encoding ABC transporter permease: MASTDTTAKDAGDLDGLEAGLDALETVHTSRTPLRSTLTQKILPPAVAVALVVGLWQLLVSTGAAGDPTKLPAPSDVWGELRASWLQGTLHEYIWTSVSRGLLGFLLALAIGTPLGLLVARVKLVRAAIGPILSGLQSLPSVAWVPPAVIWLGLNDRMMFAVILLGAVPSIANGLVSGVDQVPPLFLRAGRTLGATGLKGTWHIVMPAALPGYLGGLKQGWAFSWRSLMAAEIIASSPDLGVGLGQLLENGRNTSSMSMVFFAIMLILIVGIAIDLLIFSPLERRVLRSRGLLARS; the protein is encoded by the coding sequence ATGGCCAGCACTGACACCACCGCCAAGGACGCAGGCGATCTCGACGGACTCGAAGCGGGCCTGGACGCCCTGGAGACCGTCCACACCAGCCGCACGCCGCTGCGCAGCACGCTGACCCAGAAGATCCTGCCGCCGGCCGTCGCCGTCGCCCTGGTCGTGGGCCTGTGGCAGCTCCTGGTGTCGACCGGGGCGGCCGGCGACCCGACCAAGCTGCCCGCGCCGTCCGACGTGTGGGGCGAACTGCGCGCGTCCTGGCTGCAGGGCACCCTGCACGAGTACATCTGGACCTCCGTCTCCCGCGGCCTGCTCGGCTTCCTGCTCGCCCTGGCCATCGGCACCCCCCTGGGCCTGCTCGTGGCCCGCGTGAAACTCGTACGCGCGGCCATCGGACCGATCCTGTCCGGCCTGCAGTCCCTGCCCTCGGTCGCCTGGGTACCCCCCGCCGTCATCTGGCTGGGCCTGAACGACCGCATGATGTTCGCCGTGATCCTGCTCGGCGCCGTCCCCTCCATCGCCAACGGACTGGTCTCCGGCGTCGACCAGGTACCACCCCTGTTCCTGCGCGCCGGCCGCACCCTCGGCGCCACCGGCCTGAAGGGCACCTGGCACATCGTGATGCCCGCCGCACTGCCCGGCTACCTGGGCGGCCTGAAACAGGGCTGGGCCTTCTCCTGGCGCTCACTCATGGCAGCCGAGATCATCGCCTCCTCCCCCGACCTCGGCGTCGGCCTCGGACAGCTGCTGGAGAACGGCCGCAACACCAGCAGCATGTCCATGGTGTTCTTCGCCATCATGCTCATCCTGATCGTCGGCATCGCCATCGACCTGCTGATCTTCAGCCCGCTGGAACGGCGGGTACTGCGCAGCCGCGGTCTGCTGGCAAGGAGCTGA
- a CDS encoding ABC transporter ATP-binding protein — translation MATALAKAADTDVSAAHAARIDHVSKSFTGPAGKQLVLDDITLDVAPGEFVTLLGASGCGKSTLLNLVAGLDRPSTGTITTDGRPALMFQEHALFPWLTAGKNIELALKLRGIAKTERRERAEELLELVRLKGAHGKRVHELSGGMRQRVAMARALAQDSKLLLMDEPFAALDAITRDVLHDELTRIWRETQLSVLFVTHNVREAVRLAQRVVLLSSRPGRVARQWTVAIPQPRRIEDADVAELSREITEELRGEIRRHGQH, via the coding sequence ATGGCAACCGCCCTCGCCAAGGCCGCGGACACGGACGTGTCCGCCGCGCACGCCGCCCGCATCGACCACGTGTCGAAGTCCTTCACCGGCCCCGCCGGCAAGCAGCTCGTCCTCGACGACATCACCCTCGACGTCGCACCCGGCGAGTTCGTCACCCTCCTGGGAGCCTCCGGCTGCGGCAAGTCCACCCTGCTGAACCTGGTGGCCGGCCTCGACCGGCCCAGCACCGGCACCATCACCACCGACGGCCGCCCGGCCCTGATGTTCCAGGAACACGCCCTGTTCCCCTGGCTGACCGCCGGCAAGAACATCGAACTCGCCCTCAAACTGCGCGGCATCGCCAAGACCGAACGCCGCGAGCGGGCCGAGGAACTCCTCGAACTGGTCCGCCTCAAGGGCGCCCACGGCAAGCGGGTGCACGAACTGTCCGGCGGCATGCGCCAGCGCGTGGCCATGGCCCGCGCCCTGGCCCAGGACAGCAAGCTGCTGCTGATGGACGAACCCTTCGCCGCACTCGACGCCATCACCCGGGACGTGCTGCACGACGAACTCACCCGCATCTGGCGCGAGACCCAGCTGTCGGTGCTGTTCGTCACCCACAACGTCCGCGAAGCCGTCCGCCTGGCCCAGCGCGTGGTACTGCTGTCCTCCCGGCCCGGCCGGGTGGCCCGCCAGTGGACGGTCGCCATCCCCCAGCCCCGCCGCATCGAGGACGCCGACGTGGCGGAACTGTCCCGGGAGATCACCGAAGAACTGCGTGGGGAGATCCGCCGCCATGGCCAGCACTGA
- a CDS encoding ketopantoate reductase family protein translates to MRYVIIGAGAVGGVIGGRLAGSGHEVVLVARGAHLDALRDHGLRLRVPEGELTHRLPAVDGPAALGELRPDDVLVLAVKTQDSVAALQTWGPAPVAGGGTAAERLPLVCAQNGVEGQRLALRLFRQVYGVCVWLPSTYVEPGVVSAAGRPLTGILHLGRYPHGTDETARLIAADLEKSHFEAPVVADVARWQYAKLLANLGNALEAVTGPVDSEEAAELFRRVRAEGAAVLDAARIPYTSAEEQRGVRGDKVTLVPLDGAPRGGGSSWQSLTRGTGTIEADYLNGEIALLGRLHGVPTPLNELLQHLAGTFARERRAAGSMPVGELVRLAEGAVVNTRG, encoded by the coding sequence GTGCGCTACGTCATCATCGGCGCCGGAGCGGTCGGCGGCGTCATCGGCGGCCGGCTCGCGGGCTCCGGACACGAGGTCGTGCTGGTCGCCCGGGGCGCCCATCTCGATGCCCTACGGGACCACGGCCTGCGGCTCAGGGTGCCGGAGGGCGAGCTGACCCACCGGCTGCCGGCCGTCGACGGCCCGGCCGCCCTCGGCGAGCTGCGGCCCGACGACGTCCTCGTCCTCGCCGTGAAGACACAGGACAGCGTGGCCGCGCTGCAGACCTGGGGTCCCGCCCCGGTGGCGGGTGGCGGTACGGCCGCCGAGCGGCTCCCGCTGGTCTGCGCGCAGAACGGGGTCGAGGGCCAGCGCCTCGCCCTGCGGCTCTTCCGGCAGGTCTACGGCGTCTGCGTCTGGCTGCCGTCCACGTACGTCGAACCCGGCGTAGTCTCCGCCGCCGGCCGCCCGCTCACCGGGATCCTGCACCTCGGCCGCTATCCGCACGGCACCGACGAGACCGCCCGTCTCATCGCCGCCGACCTGGAGAAGTCGCACTTCGAGGCGCCGGTCGTGGCGGACGTGGCGCGCTGGCAGTACGCCAAGCTGCTGGCCAACCTCGGCAACGCCCTGGAGGCGGTGACCGGCCCCGTCGACAGCGAGGAGGCCGCCGAGCTGTTCCGGCGGGTGCGGGCCGAGGGCGCGGCCGTGCTGGACGCCGCCCGGATCCCGTACACGAGCGCCGAGGAACAGCGGGGGGTACGGGGCGACAAGGTCACCCTCGTCCCCCTCGACGGCGCCCCGCGCGGCGGCGGCTCCTCCTGGCAGTCCCTGACCCGTGGCACCGGCACCATCGAGGCCGACTACCTCAACGGCGAGATCGCCCTGCTGGGCCGGCTGCACGGCGTACCGACCCCGCTGAACGAGCTGCTCCAGCACCTCGCCGGCACCTTCGCGCGCGAGCGCCGGGCGGCGGGGTCGATGCCGGTGGGGGAGCTGGTGCGACTGGCCGAGGGGGCGGTTGTCAACACACGGGGTTGA